CGTCTTAGCTCATGTTATTTCTCCTTCAGAAGAGGAAAGAGAATTAGCCGCTGATCAGCCTCATCAGGACTTTGAACCACTTCCCTACCGTAATTTAGAGAAGCAATTACAGTCCTATCAAGCAACTCTAACTTGTCCGAGTGAACTAGAAATTGTGAGTGGCGACCCCGCCGAGGAAATCGTGCGGCTTGCCAATATCTATGAAGCAGACTTGATTATGATTGGCAGTCGAGGTCTGACAGGCTTAAACCGGATCATTCAGGGATCAGTAAGCAGCCAGGTAGTAGAAAGCGCTCCCTGCTCAGTTTGGGTCGTAAAACCCAAATTCCAGTAATCGGTTAGTAATCGCTAGAAAACCTAAACCCAATGACAGCAAGGTTAATCTTGCATGTCAAACTTTCTCATTCCTTCAAGAAAGCTCAGGCTTGATGAATTTTATACTTGACTCTGCTGGCGCAGCGATCGCAGAGGTGCTTGCACAGTAGACAGGTCAGGGCTTTTGGAAACAGACTGTGAAAACTCACTCAGGTTGCAGAGTCATCCTTAACTCTAATACACTCCTAGCCAAGACCAGTCATCATTACCCTACCCCTTGCCATGTTTGCAAGTTCAGACAATCCTGAACTCTCTATCGTTATTCCTTTTTATAACGAGGCGCTCAACATTGATCACCTGTTTGAGCGGTTACTCTCGGTACTCGATCAACTCCAAGTTCAGTACGAAGTTATTTGCATTAATGATGGCAGTCAAGATGACACGCTAAAGTACTTAGTGAAGCATCACCAGCGTCGGCCTGAAATTAAGGTGATTAACTTATCCCGTAATTTTGGCAAGGAAGTGGCCCTCACCGCAGGTCTAGATTTTAGCCAAGGGGCCGCTGTCGTTCCCATTGATGCTGATTTACAAGATCCGCCCGAATTAATTGGAGATTTGATGGCAAAGTGGCGGGAAGGCTACGATGTTGTATTTGCAACACGGCGATCGCGACAGGGAGAAAGTTGGATCAAGCGCTGGACTGCGGATGTGTTTTATCGCCTTATCGGACGCATGAGCCAAGTCCCGATTCCTCGAAACACCGGAGACTTCCGCTTACTCGATCGCCGTGTCATTGATGCCCTCAAGCAAATGCCAGAAAGAACTCGCTTCATGAAAGGGCTATTTGCTTGGGTCGGATTCAAACAAGCAGCGGTGTTTTACGATCGCCCCCAACGCTACAAAGGCACAACAACCTGGAATTACTGGCGCTTGTGGAACTTTGCCGTAGATGGCATTACTTCTTTTAGCTTCCTACCCTTAAAAGTTTGGAGCTATTTGGGTCTATCTCTCTCCATTCCCTCATTTTGCTACGCTACTTTTCTGGTTGTGCGGACTTTAATCTTCGGGATCGATGTACCTGGTTATGCCTCCTTAATGGTGGTTGTCTTATTTTTAGGTGGCATCCAACTAATCACGCTCGGCATCATTGGTGAATACTTAGGTCGAGTTTACGAAGAAGTCAAGCGAAGACCACTTTATTTAGTCCGAGAAGCCTATGGCTTTAAGACCACTAATCCCGAATAGCTTCATTTAACTTTTTCAGCAGCGATTGACAACGAATACAATGCCAATATCGTGACTCCTATATTTTGGAGCTAGCGATAGGTAGACTCTGCTGTATTCTATGAATGCAATGCTAGGAAGACTGTTAGGGGCACGCTACAAAGTTATACAAGCTCTAGGCTCAGGCGGGTTTGGTCAGACCTACATTGCAGAGGACATGCAGCGACCTGGAAATCCTCCCTGCGTGCTAAAACACCTCAATTTTTCGACACATCATTCCCAGGTTTTGCAGCAAGTGAGGCGCTTGTTTTATGCAGAAGCAGAAACTTTAGAAAAGCTAGGGAAACACCATGACCAAATTCCTCAACTGCTGGCTTATTTTGAGGAAGAGCAAGAATTTTATTTAGTGCAAGAATTTATACCTGGAAATCCTTTAAGTGTGGAATTACCTGGGGGCACTAAGTTATCAGAAGCCCAAGTCATTGGCATCTTGGAAGATGTTTTAGGAGTCTTAGCTTACGTCCACTCTCAAGGGGTCATTCACCGAGATATCAAGCCAGATAACTTGATCAGGCGACAGCAGGACGGCAAATTAGTTTTGATTGATTTTGGTGCTGTCAAAACCATTACCAACCAAGTGGTCGAAACGACAGGCCAAACCCAGTTAAGCGTACCGATTTACACCTCTGGTTACGGAGCTAGTGAGCAATGTTTAGGGAAGCCTCAATTTAGCAGCGACATTTATGCGTTAGGCGTGATTGCGATTCAAGCCCTAACGGGAATGCGGCCTTCCCAGTTTCCTCTCGACCCAGAAAGTAGTGAAATCGTTTGGCACGATCAAGCTCGTGTCAGTCTTCATTTGAGAAACATCATTGACAAGATGGTGCGCTATCACTTCAGTCAGCGTTACCAATCGGCGATCGCAGTTTTACAAGACCTCCACCAAATTGCTGATGCACCTGTTGCTACAAGCGATCCGGTTAAACCTGCGGCAACTCCGATCGTAGCTCCCACCGTAAATCCCATCAGACCTGTTAAAAGCGAGCGCTTTCGTCGGCTATGGCCCGTTTTATTGGGAGTTGGGGTTGCTGCAATTGCTAGCTTTGGGGTCGCAGCTCTGTTGAAAAAGCCTTTACTTCAACCTTTCATCGATGCGGCTGTAGAAACACCCACAGAAACTCTCAACCCACTAACTAGCTCCGATTCAGCGATCGCAACCACTAATATGAGCTGGGGCGAGAAAATTTTGACACCGGGAGTCGCCCCACCTACTAAACAGAAGGGAGTGGATGCGTTCGCCGCCAGTGCGTATCCTCAAGCAGTGATAGCTCTAGAAGCCGCACGTCAGGCAGAGCGTAGCGACCCCGAAACCCTGATCTATCTCAACAATGCTCGAATTGGGGCAACTCCTGCTCATGCGATCGCAGTGGCTGTTCCTCTAGGCGACACCCTTTACTCGTCCTTAGAAATTTTACGAGGGGTAGCCCACGCTCAAACCCAGGTAAACCAGAAGGGAGGGATTAATGGCGTACCACTCAAAGTTGCGATCGCCAATGACAGCAATCAAGCTGAGCTAGCTGAAGCCATTGCCACTACTTTAGTCAACCGCTCCGAAGTTCTAGGAGTTGTGGGGCATGGCACCAGCGATACGACTCTAGCGGCGGGTCAGGTTTACCAAGCAGGGGAATTAGCCATGGTGGCCCCAGTCAGTTCTGCCGTTCAACTTTCGACGCTGGGCGACTATATTTTTCGGGTGATGCCCAGCGATCGCTTCACCGCCCGTGCCCTCTGCAACTACATGCTGACTCAGCTACAAAAGAAGCGAGTCGCGATCTTTTTCAGCTCTGGGAGTAGCTACAGCGAATCCTTAAGCAGTGAGTTTAAGAATGCTTTATTTTACGGAAATCAAGGCCAGGTCGTAGCGGAATTTGATTTGGCTGGCCCTGACTTCAACGCTTACGAAACAGTTGAGCAAGCGATTAAGAAAAAAGCAGAGGTGATTATGCTAGCCGCCCCCAGTCAGGTGAGCGATCGCGCCTTGCAGGTGGTACAAATGAACCGCAGACGGCTTCCCGTTCTAGCCGGGGACAGCATCTATACCAAGAAGACTTTACAAGTGGGGGGAGAGGCAGCAGTCGGCATGGTTGTGGCGGTTCCTTCCAATGTTTTGGGGAATACTCGCCTACCCTTTCAACAGCAAGCCCAGAAGCTATGGGGGCATGAGATCGACTGGCGCACGGCTCTTGCCTACGACTCAACCCAGACTTTGGTCGCAGGAATCCAACGCGACCCTTCTCGTCGCGGAGTTAGACAGACTTTAGAAACACCGAATTTTGCTGCAACTGGTGCTCTAGGTGCCGTGTCCTTTTCCCCGACAGGCGATCGCGAAGGGGTAGTGCAGCTAGTTCAGGTCGCGCCCGCTTCTAAACAACAACCTCAGGTTTATCGGTTCAAGCCCATCAACTAGTCCTGAGCGCTAGCGAGAAATTTCCAGCATAGTTGCAGGAGCAGAAGTCGAACTAGCGGGAGTGTTGGGTTGCTGCTTCAGGCGCTTCAGTTGCAGTTCCCGAAATTGTGCTGCGGCATCATTCAAATTTTGTTGCTGCTCAGCTCCGTAGTCATCCGCACTCCGCATGCCACTAAAAGCAGCCCGGTGCATTAGGTTAAACAAACTGGAGGCACCGTTGCCAGAACGATCAGAAAAGAGATCGGTACCTCCATCCTTATTTTGGAAATCCTCTAACGGCTGCACAGCCCCGGCGGTTTGGGCCAAGGTTGGTTGAGGCAGTAGACCAGGAACGAGAGCAACACCGACTAGCAGACCGAGAATGAGTCGGGCCTGGAAGCGAGGAGAAGCTAATTTGATCTGAGGCTGCATCTTCATAAGCCGTTTTGGGTGCAAGGTTTACTAAGCTTTTACTGACGTTTAGGACGTAAACAAACTAGAAAAGCTCCCACGTTGCATCTAAATTAGGGATATTTTCTAGGTTTGTCGATCCACTTTATTCACTCTATAAAGACAGTCTAACTCTGCTTAGGCGAATGTACGACGCAGTAAAGGCTGAATGCTCAACAGCGCGACGAGATCAAACGCCAAAAGAACCAAGAGTGCTCCGCCTAAACTGACTGCTCCCCAAGGCGCTTGCATCACCACACTGTTTAAGGCCCAGTCGTTGTGTAAATAGAGATAGCGAATTGGCTCGATCGCGTAGCTCAGGGGATTGAGCGTCGCTACCACTTGTAACCAGCGCGGCATAAAAGACAGAGGCGCAAGCGCAGTGCTGGCAAACAACAGCGGTAAATTGGTGACAAAAATCACGGCAATCAGTTCGACGTGTCCGGGCAAAGCAAAGGCCAAACCTAAGCTCAAGCCTGTGACTCCCAAGACGAGAGCAAACACAATTAAAGTGACAACACCCAAACCGAGGAGATTAGGTAGACCAGCGCCTAGAAATGCGATCGCGCTGACAATCACTGCTGTCTGAATCAAGCTGAGCGTGGTGATGAAAATCGCTGAGGCCACCACAATGGAGAAGCGAGAAGCCAGCGGTGCCACTAACAGACGATTTAAGAAACCAAACTCGCGATCGAACATCACAGGCAGACCTGCATTCAGCGCCCCACCAAAAGCCGTGAAGACAATAATGCCCGCACCTAAAAACTGACCATAACTCTGGCTATCCCCAAACAAACCCTGCGGCACATTTTGAAACAAAGCGCCAAACAAAACCAGCCACATCAACGGCTGAATAATGCCAGCAATCAATGTAGAGGGACGACGTTGCAACTGAATAAATAGGCGACGGGTGAGCGCTAAAGTTTCTTGAACAAAGTCACTCAAAGCGCTGGTCTGAGGCAATGCGGTTTTTGCAGCGAGTCCAACGGCATGGCTAGGTAGAGCTGCATTTTCAGAAGGGACGCTGGGTTTCGGGGGAGTTACACTACGGCTCATTCAACTGTCCTCAGTTAGCTTAGGAATTAGTGCTCAAGAATTAACGCTCAGGGTCAACGCATATTTTGTTTGCGTTCGGCTTTGGGATCACGGCTCCCTGCCGCTGCGAGTTCTGCATCTACCAAAGTGCGACCTGTAGCAGCGAGGTAGACATCATCTAAGCTGGGGCGGGCTTGAGCAATGCCAAAGGTGGGTAGACCCGCCTCTTTGAGGGCTTGCTGTACCGTCGTGAGAGCTTCACTTTGGGACGCTACTACTAGATTGAGGGAATTGCCCTGAGCACTATTAATGATTACTTCCTGCACCGTCGGCAGGCTTTCTAACATTGCTCTGGCTTTTTCGGCTTCTTCAGGGGGCGTAAACTCTCGAATTCTTAAGGTAATGCGATCGCCCCCAACTTGATCCTTGAGAGCCGACGGTGTACCCGCTGCAATCACCAACCCGCGATCGATAATGGCAACGCGATCGGCTAAGGCATCAATCTCTTCTAAGTAATGGCTAGTGATAAGCACTGCGGTTCCTGCGGCTCGTAACTGACGTAGAAAGTTCCAGACTGCGACACGACTCTCAATATCCAAGCCTACCGTCGGCTCATCCAAAACCAAAACATCCGGCTGGTGCAGTAAACCCGCTGCCAAATCTAGCCGCTTCCGGAGTCCGCCTGAATAGGTGCCTGTCTTTTTATCGGCCCACTCTGCCAAGCCCAGTAATTCGATCGCTGTAGCAATTCGTTCTTTGGCGATCGTCCGAGGCAAATGATACAGCGCCGCTTGTAGTTGCAGCAGTTCCCGTCCAGTTAGAACTTTATCCAGTGCCACTTCTTGAGCTACGTAGCCCAGCAACTGTCGAGCTGCCCTAGGATTTTCAGTCACTGAAACACCAGACACCTCGACCTTGCCAGCATCCGGTTGCGCCAGGGTGCAAAGACAGCGAATCGTAGTGGTTTTACCTGCACCATTCGGTCCTAGGAGGCCAAAAATTTCTCCTGGTTCTACCTGAAACGAAACGTCTTTAACCGCTTCAACCTGACCGTAGTGCTTCTGGAGATGTTGAATCAGAACAGCGGGAGGCATAGCGATCAATATTCCTTGGCAATTTACAACTAAAGTTTAAGCAGCATCTCCTTTTATTCTAAACAGTTAGGCCTTGCAGCATTGGAATTGCACTGATTAAAGACTGGAGATTCTCGGTACAAAAGCTCAACAATTGATGGGTCAAAGGCAGACTATCTAGTACCATGCCAGCGCAGAGCAACATCAGATAGAGAATGGAATACTTAAACAGCGATCGCGCCTGATCTAAGTCAGCCGGAGCTTTTATCAGTTGCCATGCTTTCTGAGCAAAGACACTGCCCAATAGCAAGGCTACAGCAGCATACACCGCTCCCATCACATGTAAGGGATACACCAACAAAAGGGTCACGGGGATCAAGAGCAAGGTATACCACCAAATTTGCCGCGCCGTTTCTGCTTCTCCCGCGACCACAGGCAACATGGGCACCCCTACACTGGCGTAGTCTTTACGAATCATTAGCGCCAAAGCCCAAAAGTGCGGTGGCGTCCAGAAAAAGACAATCGCAAACAACACCCAAGCCGCCCAACTTAAATCACCTGTCACCGCTGCCCAACCGACTAACGGTGGAATTGCCCCAGCCGCGCCGCCAATCACAATATTCTGGGTACTATGCCGTTTGAGCCAGTGGGTATAGACCAAGACATAGACCACAATGCCCGACATCGCCAGCAAAGCGCTGAGCAAATTGGCAAAGACCACCAATAAAGAAAAGGAAACTGAAGCCAGGGCGATCGCAAAAATCAGCGCGTCACGAGGCTGCACCCGACCCGAAGGCAGAGGGCGATGCCGTGTCCGCTCCATTACATAGTCAATGTCGCGATCGTATAAACAGTTGATGGTGTTGGCAGAGGCCGCAGCCAGAGCACCCCCGGTCAACGTCACCAGCAGCAACAGCGGATTCACTTGGCCTTCTGCCGCAATCCACATTCCACCTGCGGTGGTAATCAGCAGCAGCAGGATAATGCGGGGTTTAGTGAGTTGGTAATAGCTCTGAATAACTTGAACTAAGTTTTGGTTTCGGCGGGGGGCTTGAGTCCAAAGCGTTTCTTGCATTATTTAGTTCCTATAAAACTTGCAGGCTACAGCAGCGGGGACACGACCCTACTGATCGTTAGCCATTCATGGCCTTATTAGGCTCTACAGTCTTACCTAAAGCGGGGCTAGGCAGGTTCAGAGTGAATGCTAGGCGAGGGTTGCACCGACAAACTAGAGGTCGGCTCAGCCGCTTTAATCGTGGAGCGATCGCGCCAAGCTACCACGGTGAATGCCACTAAGGTTCCGAGTAAAGCCGCACCAATCGCTTGGTGAGCCACGGTTAGCGGTTCCACCTGAAGGTGTAAACGAAATGTAGCGATCCCCAAGGCAACTTGCAACACCAGCAGACCTGCAATCCAGTTGGCAAACTGGCGCAGAAGTGGGCTTAGGGCAGGAGTTCGCCAAGCCAACCAGACAGTTGCGATCGTCGCTAAGCTAGCTGGCAGCACTCCAGCAATATGGCTATTCATCACTTGGCAGAGTTGAGCGGTTCCTAAGCATTGGTGTAACGCCCACTGCGAGCCAACTAGCGCCCCTAAAATGCTTTGAGCATAAACAAAGATAGCCGCGCTCAGACTGACCCAGGGTAGCTTTCCAACCGTGCCAGTGCCTTGATAAGGAACCAACGCCATGCGGATCACGAGCAAGGTCGTGAAATATAGCAATGCCGTTCCTAGGTGAGCCGTAACAATGTCGAAGCGCAGAAGTTCAGTGACTGTCAGTCCTCCCAAGGCTCCTTGAAACACAATCAAGCCTACAACTAGCGTGGCGGCCCAAGGCAACCAAGTTGGCAATTGGCGGCGATTCCACCAAGTAACTCCAAATAAGGCGATCGAAGACAAACCCAGCAGGGCTGCATCTAAGCGGTGGAACCACTCTAGGAAAACTTGCAGATTCATCTGCTGGCGGGGCACCAACTCCCCATAGCACAAGGGCCAGTCAGGGCAGGCTAATCCAGCATTCATCACCCGGGTAGCACTGCCAATTGCCATCAACAGCAGCGTCGCGATCGCCATCCGCATCACAAAACGCGAGAGCCATTGCACTAGCTGGGAGGACTCTGGCGCTAATTCAGGGTGACGAGGTAAGACAGAATCTGTCATAAGCGGTACCCTAACAAAAATCAAAATTTACTGGGATTTGGCCGACTCTCATCCTCACCCTAGCACTGGATCTTGAGGATGAAGGACTCTATTTACTACTTTAAGGACGCTATCCTTAAATGGAGGTAGGTTTAGGAATTTCTTTTGATTGTGAAGTAGGCTACAAACGGCTACATCTGGCTTTCAAGAGTTAAACCAGCATAAAAATCCAGACCTAGGATAAGTACTTCCAGGGCTTGATTCATCCGTCTTCGGTGCGATCCCGAAGAAATTCCTAAAGATATACAATGACGACCGATCTTCCCAACTCCCTGCTTTACCTTGGTAAGTAGATCGAACTGATAAAGCTTGATGATCCTAATTTTGCATTTAGCAAATTAATTCGTTTCTGCGGGAATTCTTTGGGCTGAATTTCCTTAGTTAATGAGATTTGAACTCATTAAAAAGAATTAATTGCCACTTAATCTCAAAGTTAGTTTTGATAGGAAGCTCTAACTAGCCGTGAAAATTCCCAGCGCTATTTCAGCCATGATTGCTGGCATCCTACTGACACTTGCGAGTGTTTGGTACGGCCAAAATCATGATTTGTTACCGATTGCAGCTTCTGAAGAAGCTCCTCTGGTAGACGGACTCTTCAATGTCATGATGACTATCGGAACTGGCATTTTCTTGCTGGTTCAGGGAGTCCTGATTATTTCCATCATTCGATTCCGTCGTCGTGAGGGAGACGACACAGATGGGCCTCCCATCCACGGCAACATCCCCCTCGAAATTCTTTGGACTGCGATCCCCGCCATCATTGTTTTGGGTATTTCGGTCTATAGCTTCGAAGTTTATCTGCGTGAAGGCGGCGTTGATCCCATGAATCACGCGGCTGCCCACGCCCCCAAGGCAGAACGGATGGCTCAAATGCCGGGAGCGGCGATCGCGGCCACCCTTACCGATACACCTGCCACCGAAAATCGCAATCAACTGGAACAAGAGCAAGCACTGCAAGATCCAGCCACGGCTGCGGTTCGGAATGAAACCATTCCACAACGCAAGGATGCTCCGGGTGAAGGCGTTACCGCAGGTCGGGTAGGGCCAACGCCTGACAAACAGGGTAAGGCACCTGAAATGGTCGTGAATGTCACAGGCTTGCAATTTGCCTGGATCTTTACTTACCCAGACAGCGGCGTGGTTGCGGCAGAATTACATGTCCCCACGGGTCGCGAGGTCAAACTCAATATTTCGGCCAATGATGTGATTCATGCCTTCTGGGTACCAGAGTTTCGCCTGAAGCAAGATGCAGTCCCTGGTCTACAAAGTGAACTGCGCTTTACACCCACCAGAATCGGAGAATATCCGCTCATCTGTGCCGAGCTTTGCGGTGCCTACCACGGTGCGATGAAGACTAAAGTTTTAGTTCAAGCGCCCCAAGATTTTGACAATTGGATTCAAAGTCAAAGGGTGGCGGCAGCGGAAGACTTAACTCAGGCGATCGCGGCTAACCCAGCCGATCTATCTACTGATGAATTTTTAGCGCCTTACACCCAAGATTTAGGCATCAGCGCAGCAGCACTTCAGGAACTTCCCCATAGCATGCACCAGATGCATCATGAGGATACTGTCAGCAGTACTGCCAGCTAAAGTAAGCCTAAGTTAAGGTTCAGTTGAGTTTGCTTTCAGAGAAATTTAGAGACTGTCACTTGGCATCTCTCTGTTGTGAGAATTGGCTATGACACAAGCACAGCTTCAAGAAACTGCCAACATCGCCGCCCACGGTTCCGAGCCTAAAGTAACCCATTGGCGCGAGTATTTTGGCTTTAGTACTGACCACAAGGTGATTGGGATTCAGTACCTGGTCACTACGTTTATCTTCTATTTAATTGGTGGTGTCTTGGCGACTGCCGTCCGCACCGAATTGGCAACGCCAGAGGTTGATTTTGTTAGCCGTGAGGTTTACAACAGCTTATTTACAGTCCACGCCACGATCATGATCTTTTTGTGGATCGTGCCTGCGGGGACGGGTGGCTTTGGCAACTTCTTGGTGCCTCTACTGATTGGGGCCAGAGACATGGCCTTTCCCCGGCTAAACGCGATCGCCTTCTGGATCATTCCGCCCGCAGGCTTGTTACTGCTTAGTAGCTTTCTAGTGGGGGCACCAGGTTCAGGTTGGACTTCTTATCCACCTCTGAGCACCATGGCTGCTGGCAAGGCTGGAGAAGCGATCTGGATCATGAGCGTGTTGCTGCTTGGAACCTCTTCGATCTTGGCGGCGGTCAACTTCATCGTCACGATTGTGAAGATGCGGACTCCCGGCATGGGCTATAACCAGATGCCGTTGTTTTGCTGGGCGATGCTCGCGACTTCAGCCTTAGCACTGATTGCGACTCCAGTTCTAGCAGGCGCACTGATTCTCTTAGCCTTTGATTTGCTGGCAGGTACGGCATTTTTTAACCCCACGGGTGGCGGTGACCCGATTGTTTACCAGCACTTGTTCTGGTTTTACTCGCACCCCGCCGTTTACATTATGATCTTGCCTTTCTTTGGCATGATCTCAGAGATTTTGCCTGTCCATGCTCGCAAGCCCATCTTTGGCTATAAGGCGATCGCTTACTCCAGCTTAGCGATCAGCTTTTTGGGCCTGATCGTGTGGGCACACCACATGTTCACCAGTGGCACCCCCGCTTGGCTGCGCATGTTCTTCATGATCACGACAATGGTGATCGCGGTTCCCACCGGGATCAAGGTGTTCAGTTGGCTGGCTACTATTTGGGGCGGCAAGCTACGGCTCAACAGCGCCATGCTGTTTGCAATGGGCTTTGTCTCCATGTTTGTGATCGGTGGCATCAGCGGCGTCATGGTGGCGGCTGTCCCCTTTGATATTCATGTTCACGACACCTACTTTGTCGTCGCCCACCTGCACTACGTCCTATTTGGCGGCAGCGTTTTTGGCATCTACGCTGGCTTCTATCACTGGTTCCCCAAAATGACGGGGCGGATGCTGAATGAAACCTGGGGCAAAATTCACTTTGCCATGATGTTGGTTGGCTTCAACATTACTTTCATGCCCATGCACAAGCTAGGGATGGAAGGGATGAACCGACGCATTGCTGAGTATGATCCCAAGTTCGCTACCCTGAACTTAATTTGTTCGGTCGGTGCTTATTTGCTGGCTCTCTCTACCATTCCCTTCATTGTGAATGCTTGCTGGAGTTGGATAGCCGGTCCCAAAGCACCAGACAACCCCTGGCAAGGTCTCACCTTAGAGTGGATGACGACTTCCCCACCTCCTGTGGAAAACTTTGAGAGTGATCCCGTCTTGGCTACAGGCCCGTATGACTATGGCATGGGCAGTCGCGCCACTCAGGTAGATGTGCCCTTCTCGGATGCTCGCGATCCAGCTTTATCGGCGGGTCCTAGTTCCGCGCTCAGAGCTGAGCCTGATCCGGCGGTTGCGGTTCATCCTGACGATCGCCAAGGCGAAAGCCATAACCGCTGATCAACCCAGATCGACGCACTTGTCGTTGCGCTAAAGGCATTGGAGATTCATGCAAGGTTCCACGATTGATCCGTCAAAAGCTGAGCTAAATTACCATCATCAAGCCGAAGCGTCAGAAGTTTCGGCGCATGGAGTTGAGCATCACGACTATCGCTTACTAGGTGTGATTGTGTTCCTGATTGCTGAGGGCATGATCTTCTTGGGCTTGTTTACGGCCTACCTCACCTTCCGGGCCGTAGCTCCCAGTTGGCCCCCCGCAGGGACACCCAAGTTGGAGTTACTTTTGCCTAGCATCAACACGGTCATTCTGATTGCTAGCAGTTTTGTCATCCACCAAGCAGATACCGCCGTTAAAAAAGACGACGTTAAGGGATTGCGGACTTGGTTTGGTGTCACCGCTTTGATGGGAGCCATCTTCTTGTGCGGTCAGATTTATGAGTACAAGCACTTAGAATTTGGCCTCACTTCAAACTTGTTTGGCAGCACCTTCTATGTGTTGACTGGCTTCCACGGTTTACACGTTTGCTTTGGCCTATTGCTAATGCTGGGTGTGCTGTGGCGATCGCTCAAGCCAAACCATTACTCGAAGGAGCATCACTTTGGCGTCGAAGCTGCCGAATTGTATTGGCACTTTGTTGACGTGATTTGGGTTTTGCTCTTTCTCCTGCTCTACTTGCTTTAAAACGGGCAACCCATTCATGATTCCTACCCCCTCCCTAGGGGGTTTTTAATTGCCAGCAACTATAGATAATGCGTTGTATAGAAGCCGAGGGTTGGCAGTGAAGTACGATAAATCTTTTCTTCCAGAAGTTTTTTCAGAAGTTCTTTCAGGCGTGGGGGCATACTTTAGGGCTTACCGTCGAGCCTTGGGCGCACTGGTTTTGGTCATCCCGCTCTTGCTCACTGCTTGCGGTGTGCCTAGAATTTCTGCTGAATCCAGGCTGTTTTTAGACCGCTCCCTAGAGTTTCTGGGGGAGTATCAACTGCCGCAGTCTACGTACAACAACACCCCAGTTGGAGCGTTATCAGCCCTGACTTATGATCGGCAGCGCGATCGCTTTTATGCTGTTTCTAATGATTCTAGTCAGCAGGCACCTGCCAGGTTTTACACCTTCAAGCTCAGTGTTGATGCAAGTGATCCGGAAGCTCCCAAAATTCAGCGACTAGAAGTTGAGCAAGTCACCACCCTAAAACAGGACAACGGCCAACCCTATCCACCTAATACGATCGCTCCTGCGGGCATTGGTCTGTCTCCACAAAGTTCTGTTTTCATTTCAAGCGACAACTTAGATGCGGCGGGGACCACACCTTTAGTCGGCGAGTTTGATCTAGCCACTGGCAAGTTACGGCAACGGCTACCGATCCCGAATCGGTTCTTACCCAATACGGGTACACTAGAAGCACCTGTCGGAGTCCAAGCACATGGAGCCTTTTCAGCCCTTACCCTTAGCGCTCCTAGTGTCAGCCCTGCTAACTTAGAACCGTTTCGCATCTTCACTGCCACTCAATCAGCCTTGGTACAAGACCGCGAAACAGAGAACCAAACCGCCAATAATCGCTTACTCCACTACCTAATTGGAGATGGCCCCCCGGTACTGATTGCCGAGCATGTGTATCCCATCAAAGCTCCTCCCGTGGGCGCGATCGCCCCTCAACTCACAGAACTCATGGTTCTCGATCAAGGCGGGCATTTCTTGAGCTTGGAAGAAACCCTCGATGACACCAACCCCTC
This region of Trichocoleus desertorum NBK24 genomic DNA includes:
- a CDS encoding esterase-like activity of phytase family protein; amino-acid sequence: MKYDKSFLPEVFSEVLSGVGAYFRAYRRALGALVLVIPLLLTACGVPRISAESRLFLDRSLEFLGEYQLPQSTYNNTPVGALSALTYDRQRDRFYAVSNDSSQQAPARFYTFKLSVDASDPEAPKIQRLEVEQVTTLKQDNGQPYPPNTIAPAGIGLSPQSSVFISSDNLDAAGTTPLVGEFDLATGKLRQRLPIPNRFLPNTGTLEAPVGVQAHGAFSALTLSAPSVSPANLEPFRIFTATQSALVQDRETENQTANNRLLHYLIGDGPPVLIAEHVYPIKAPPVGAIAPQLTELMVLDQGGHFLSLEETLDDTNPSAEIFQLAMGSATDTSSLPSLQGAEGIQPIRKRSLLDLNKLGITLGDLAGMTLGPQLPDGSQSLLLVSNNHLQAEQPTQVLLFRLTNSGQAS